From the genome of Spinacia oleracea cultivar Varoflay chromosome 2, BTI_SOV_V1, whole genome shotgun sequence, one region includes:
- the LOC110796820 gene encoding uncharacterized protein has translation MALTIIGSPLKPPDDQVMQEASKEVSSLKPQIQSFPQVVASSTQWFSEARKIVNTSLEWEDKEIEGPEGDLAIKFDKLTLDRLRSPWKLTLMGKCMGVQVKSSYLETRVRAMWRVKGLLEVIDIGKQVYLFKFSQPDDYERALFGGPWYILDHYLMMSPWRPNFRPSINEFDFMSVWVRIEELPVEYYDKDALFEIAKVVGKPIRVDYATDKISRARYARICIEIDLRKPLITRVWVGGTLASHSVREYHDSVFWLWQSRSR, from the coding sequence ATGGCATTGACCATCATTGGCTCTCCTTTGAAACCACCGGATGATCAGGTCATGCAAGAGGCATCAAAAGAGGTATCATCATTGAAGCCGCAAATTCAAAGTTTTCCACAGGTTGTAGCTTCATCCACCCAATGGTTTTCAGAAGCAAGGAAAATAGTTAACACATCCTTGGAATGGGAGGATAAAGAAATCGAAGGCCCAGAAGGAGACTTAGCGATAAAGTTTGATAAACTCACTTTGGATAGATTACGCTCACCATGGAAATTAACATTAATGGGTAAATGTATGGGTGTTCAAGTTAAATCCAGCTATTTGGAAACAAGGGTTAGAGCGATGTGGCGAGTTAAAGGGTTGTTGGAGGTCATAGATATAGGGAAACAAGTTTATTTGTTTAAGTTCTCGCAACCGGATGATTATGAGAGAGCGTTATTCGGAGGACCATGGTATATCCTAGATCATTACTTAATGATGTCTCCTTGGAGGCCAAATTTCAGGCCTTCCATTAACGAGTTTGATTTCATGTCAGTATGGGTAAGAATTGAGGAGCTTCCTGTAGAGTATTATGACAAGGACGCTCTTTTCGAAATTGCGAAGGTAGTAGGGAAACCTATTCGAGTGGATTATGCCACTGATAAAATATCAAGAGCACGATACGCCAGAATCTGTATCGAAATTGATCTCAGGAAACCATTGATTACCAGGGTGTGGGTTGGGGGGACATTGGCAAGTCATAGTGTACGAGAATATCACGACTCTGTGTTTTGGTTGTGGCAAAGTAGGTCACGTTAA